A single region of the Rattus rattus isolate New Zealand chromosome 8, Rrattus_CSIRO_v1, whole genome shotgun sequence genome encodes:
- the LOC116906757 gene encoding ATP synthase membrane subunit DAPIT, mitochondrial-like: protein MAGPESDGQFQFTGIKKYFNSYTLTGRKNCVLTTYGGIALLVLYFKLRPKNTPAVKAT from the coding sequence ATGGCTGGTCCAGAAAGTGATGGCCAATTCCAGTTCACtggtattaaaaaatatttcaactcTTATACCCTCACAGGTAGAAAGAATTGTGTCCTGACCACATATGGAGGCATTGCTTTGTTGGTCCTATACTTTAAGTTAAGGCCTAAAAACACCCCCGCTGTGAAAGCAACATAA